In one window of Chryseobacterium sp. JV274 DNA:
- a CDS encoding phage holin family protein, producing the protein MNLIIRLFITAIVAYLLTKILPGVHFEGFSSAIIFAIVLGVLNIFVKPILSLFGLPLTILTLGFFALVINAGIILIADYFIDSMVVDGFWWAFIFSILLSIVTSLANSMFSDGD; encoded by the coding sequence ATGAACTTAATTATCCGATTATTTATAACAGCGATTGTTGCTTATCTTTTGACCAAAATCTTACCGGGAGTACATTTTGAAGGATTTTCTTCAGCCATTATCTTTGCTATTGTGCTTGGGGTTCTGAACATATTTGTAAAGCCTATTTTAAGCCTGTTTGGTCTGCCGTTAACGATCCTTACCTTAGGATTCTTTGCTTTGGTAATCAATGCCGGAATTATTCTGATTGCGGACTATTTCATAGACAGTATGGTGGTAGATGGTTTCTGGTGGGCATTTATCTTCAGTATATTATTGTCAATTGTGACTTCTCTGGCGAATTCAATGTTCTCAGATGGAGATTAA
- a CDS encoding PaaI family thioesterase, which translates to MTPEKRKLITDSFNRSETLQFYKAELLEVETDFISMKIPKMEMMTRKAGMFNGAMIASLVDVSSGYAAVSHYAEDCYVVTVELKVNYLRPAMGDALVSKSYVIKGGGKIIVVRTEIYVQSENSDSESHVATSLVTMMKIK; encoded by the coding sequence ATGACTCCAGAAAAAAGAAAACTCATCACAGACAGCTTCAACCGTTCGGAAACTTTACAGTTCTATAAAGCAGAACTGCTGGAAGTAGAAACCGATTTTATATCCATGAAGATTCCTAAAATGGAAATGATGACCCGGAAAGCAGGAATGTTCAATGGAGCTATGATTGCTTCTCTTGTGGATGTTTCTTCCGGATATGCTGCCGTGAGTCATTATGCAGAAGACTGTTATGTGGTAACCGTTGAATTGAAAGTGAATTACCTTCGTCCTGCAATGGGTGATGCTTTAGTATCAAAATCCTATGTTATCAAAGGGGGAGGGAAAATCATTGTGGTGAGAACGGAAATCTATGTTCAGAGTGAAAATTCCGACTCAGAAAGTCACGTGGCGACCTCTTTGGTCACTATGATGAAAATAAAATAA
- a CDS encoding helix-turn-helix domain-containing protein, protein MLNDYKKYELFGKTLIQKIDMTGPFRYDFPVSEQACFLYVIKGAFQYKTDEQEFDVPTNYSLFLNCISSGKHIQNSNLESHCQVVIVTFYPDILKKIYDRELPSLLQRPANTVSNQSSEKINNDFLIQKYVEGLLFYFENPSLINEDILILKLKEIMLLLAQSQNASAIQLILSQLFSPTAYSFKQIIEANLFTQLTIEQLAEQSNLSISSFKREFAKLYDDTPANYIRNKKLEKAAELLLISDERITDIAFDCGFNDLATFTKNFSDKYHISPSGYRQERKEK, encoded by the coding sequence ATGCTGAATGATTACAAAAAATATGAATTATTTGGAAAGACTCTGATACAGAAAATTGATATGACAGGGCCATTCAGATATGATTTTCCGGTTTCGGAGCAAGCCTGTTTTCTGTACGTGATCAAAGGAGCGTTTCAATATAAAACAGATGAGCAGGAATTTGATGTTCCCACCAACTATTCCCTGTTTCTGAACTGTATCAGCTCGGGAAAGCATATTCAAAATTCAAATTTAGAAAGTCACTGTCAGGTCGTAATTGTGACCTTCTACCCGGATATACTGAAGAAAATTTACGACAGAGAATTACCTTCCTTATTGCAGAGACCTGCAAACACAGTTTCAAATCAATCCAGTGAGAAAATAAATAATGATTTTCTGATTCAAAAATATGTAGAAGGCTTACTTTTTTACTTTGAAAATCCATCACTCATTAATGAAGATATATTAATTCTTAAGCTAAAAGAGATCATGTTATTGCTGGCTCAATCACAGAATGCCAGTGCCATACAATTGATTTTGTCACAACTTTTCTCTCCAACAGCTTACTCTTTTAAGCAAATTATTGAAGCGAATTTATTTACGCAGCTCACCATTGAACAGCTTGCAGAACAGAGCAATCTAAGTATATCATCCTTCAAGAGAGAATTTGCAAAACTCTATGACGATACTCCCGCCAACTATATAAGAAACAAAAAACTGGAGAAAGCCGCCGAATTGCTCTTAATATCTGATGAACGCATTACTGATATCGCATTTGACTGCGGATTTAATGATCTGGCGACTTTTACAAAAAACTTCAGCGATAAATATCATATTTCCCCGTCAGGTTATCGTCAGGAGCGGAAAGAAAAATAA
- a CDS encoding type IA DNA topoisomerase — protein sequence MKLCIAEKPSVARDIAKVLGATTPKQGYMEGNGYCVTWTFGHLCTLKEPHDYGPQFKSWNLFSLPIIPSSFGIKLIPNKGVENQFKVIERLVEECDEVINCGDAGQEGELIQRWVLQKAKCNKPIQRLWISSLTEDAIKEGFASLKPAEDYKNLYLAGNARAIGDWLLGINATRLFTKKFGGNKAVLSIGRVQTPTLAMLVQRQKEIDAFTTEEYWELKTKYRDVLFSAAIDRLKTLERAEKGLEYLKVNPFEIVSFEIKEGKEKNPRLFDLTGLQVEANKKYGYSAENTLNYIQSLYEKKHVTYPRVDTTYLSESLYPKITGILQKMYPYQDLIAPLLEAPIPKSKAVFDDTKVTDHHAIIPTEIPPSQNLSREEKLIYDLIAKRFIAVFYPECKISNTLVEGKVGTIPFKTSGRQVLEAGWRAVYAKEPKEETTDKEKEKEEEQTIPEFIVGETGPHDPMIHQGKTTPPKPYTEATLLRAMETAGKQVEDEELREMLKNNGIGRPSTRANIIETLFKRKYIEKKRKNLIATQTGIQLIDTIEDELLKSPELTGEWESKLRRIEKGEYEANLFKEELIQMVTELTEKVVYGKGKVITLQEEEKEEVKEKKKREPAQKKELQSWEETKCPKCKEHNLIKGKTAVGCSDFKNCGFKITFEIFGKKLSDKQLLDLVLKGKTSKLKGFVTHPDAIAEGVLTLSDDFQTQLS from the coding sequence ATGAAATTATGTATTGCCGAGAAACCCAGTGTTGCCAGAGATATCGCCAAAGTATTGGGCGCTACCACGCCTAAACAAGGTTATATGGAAGGAAACGGCTATTGCGTAACATGGACGTTCGGACATCTTTGCACCCTGAAAGAACCTCACGACTACGGCCCTCAGTTCAAATCCTGGAATCTTTTTTCACTGCCGATTATTCCCAGCAGTTTTGGTATCAAGCTGATCCCGAATAAAGGCGTTGAAAATCAGTTTAAAGTGATTGAAAGATTGGTTGAAGAATGTGATGAGGTTATCAACTGTGGGGATGCCGGGCAGGAGGGAGAACTCATTCAGCGCTGGGTATTGCAGAAAGCAAAATGCAACAAACCCATCCAGCGTTTATGGATTTCTTCATTGACGGAAGATGCGATTAAAGAAGGATTTGCAAGTTTAAAACCTGCAGAAGATTATAAAAACCTCTATCTGGCCGGAAATGCCAGAGCCATAGGAGACTGGTTGTTGGGAATCAATGCGACCAGGCTTTTTACGAAGAAGTTTGGCGGAAATAAAGCCGTTCTTTCCATTGGAAGGGTACAGACTCCCACATTGGCCATGCTGGTGCAGCGCCAGAAAGAAATTGATGCCTTTACCACAGAAGAATATTGGGAACTGAAGACCAAATACCGTGATGTTCTTTTCAGTGCAGCAATCGATCGTTTAAAAACGTTGGAACGTGCAGAAAAAGGATTGGAATACCTTAAAGTCAACCCATTTGAAATTGTTTCTTTCGAAATTAAAGAAGGAAAAGAAAAAAATCCACGACTTTTCGACCTGACCGGACTTCAGGTAGAAGCCAATAAAAAATATGGATATTCAGCAGAAAATACGTTGAATTATATCCAGAGTCTGTATGAAAAGAAGCACGTAACCTATCCACGTGTTGATACAACTTATCTATCCGAGAGTTTATATCCGAAAATAACAGGAATTCTTCAGAAAATGTATCCTTATCAGGATCTGATTGCTCCGTTACTGGAAGCTCCGATTCCAAAATCGAAAGCTGTTTTCGATGATACCAAAGTAACCGATCACCATGCGATCATTCCTACGGAAATTCCACCTTCCCAGAATCTGAGCAGGGAAGAAAAACTGATCTATGATCTGATTGCAAAGCGCTTTATAGCCGTATTCTATCCGGAGTGTAAAATTTCCAATACCCTGGTGGAAGGAAAAGTAGGAACCATTCCTTTCAAAACCAGCGGAAGGCAGGTTCTTGAAGCAGGATGGAGAGCCGTTTATGCCAAAGAACCTAAAGAAGAAACCACCGATAAGGAAAAAGAAAAAGAAGAAGAACAAACGATCCCTGAATTTATTGTAGGAGAAACCGGACCACATGATCCGATGATTCACCAGGGGAAAACAACGCCGCCAAAGCCTTATACCGAAGCAACATTGCTGAGAGCAATGGAAACTGCCGGAAAACAGGTTGAAGATGAAGAGCTGCGTGAAATGTTGAAGAACAACGGGATCGGAAGACCATCCACGCGAGCGAACATCATTGAAACCCTTTTCAAAAGAAAATACATCGAGAAAAAAAGGAAAAACCTCATCGCTACCCAAACCGGAATTCAGTTGATTGACACCATTGAAGACGAACTTTTAAAAAGTCCGGAACTGACGGGTGAATGGGAATCAAAACTTCGTAGGATTGAGAAAGGAGAGTATGAAGCCAATCTTTTCAAAGAAGAACTGATTCAGATGGTTACTGAACTTACTGAAAAAGTAGTATATGGAAAAGGAAAAGTGATTACCCTTCAGGAAGAAGAAAAAGAAGAAGTAAAGGAAAAGAAAAAAAGAGAACCTGCACAGAAAAAAGAACTTCAGTCCTGGGAAGAAACGAAATGTCCGAAATGTAAAGAACACAACCTGATCAAAGGAAAAACAGCAGTAGGATGTTCCGATTTCAAAAACTGTGGATTCAAAATTACCTTTGAAATTTTCGGTAAAAAATTATCTGATAAACAGCTTTTAGACCTTGTTTTAAAAGGTAAAACTTCAAAGTTGAAAGGCTTTGTCACCCATCCGGATGCTATTGCAGAAGGTGTTTTGACTTTGAGCGACGACTTTCAGACACAACTTAGCTAA
- a CDS encoding M17 family peptidase N-terminal domain-containing protein → MKNILKQSLVIAALAFSTLNFAQTTTTTPAKTTAIGTSKTWGTVDGISMVGLVQGPSSADAQLQVACVFEYTEGDIFNAQALPAKLNGLVHLDEALKGELTNIRKTGQFQGHSLETLLITPPAGSMSAKKLLLIGLGDRNKFTPDLMTSVGEVAAREAMRLGVTNFAFASDLKDAGIDSPTALVAGNVVRGIVHANRSENYLKEHKLSTTKKLEKVYLLAGPAFFETAGGGIADAISEAQKK, encoded by the coding sequence ATGAAAAATATACTAAAACAATCACTGGTAATCGCAGCTTTAGCATTTTCAACGTTAAATTTTGCACAAACAACTACTACAACACCTGCAAAAACAACAGCCATCGGAACCTCCAAAACCTGGGGAACCGTAGACGGTATCTCCATGGTAGGACTGGTACAGGGACCTTCCTCAGCAGATGCCCAGCTTCAGGTAGCCTGTGTTTTTGAATATACAGAAGGAGACATCTTCAATGCTCAGGCCTTACCTGCTAAATTGAACGGATTGGTTCACCTGGATGAAGCTTTAAAAGGAGAATTAACCAATATCAGAAAGACAGGACAGTTCCAGGGACATTCTTTGGAAACCCTTTTAATTACACCTCCTGCCGGATCTATGTCTGCAAAGAAATTATTATTGATTGGCTTAGGTGACCGCAACAAGTTCACTCCAGATTTAATGACTTCTGTAGGAGAAGTGGCTGCCCGCGAAGCGATGAGGTTAGGTGTTACCAACTTTGCCTTTGCCAGCGATCTGAAAGATGCCGGAATAGACTCTCCAACTGCTTTGGTAGCCGGAAATGTAGTAAGAGGAATTGTACACGCCAACCGTTCTGAAAATTACCTGAAAGAACACAAATTATCCACTACAAAAAAATTAGAAAAAGTATATCTTCTGGCTGGCCCTGCTTTCTTTGAAACCGCAGGCGGAGGAATTGCTGATGCCATTTCAGAAGCTCAAAAAAAATAA
- a CDS encoding alginate export family protein, protein MKKLVAIVLFLQIFIPTQLSAQFKLMRFDEDYAAYKDSAKTFYNSIKYIPVTENNNYLSLGGEARLEFVDFNNEDWGRSGIGSNPFLIQRYNIHADLHLGSRVRIFGQVRSAWENGRKNGPRPIDEDHLNIQNLFIDVDILKNDKEKLTVRAGRQELDYGSGRLISVREGPNLRLYFDGVKFMYKRGNFRSDAFMMAASEISPGAFDNTSSKSINLWGSYNTLIIPRSGNLELYYLGIHRKDVRFEDGISDETRHTFGGRFWRYGGGFIYNFEAAYQFGNFNKGNISAWTASADIGYMFENVKGKPTINLRNDYISGDSNKGDGKLGTFNPLYPKGGYFGFNPQIGPVNLIDIHPYATVDLSEKITVQADVVFNWRYSTQDGIYRPSGTLNLPSSNSKKRYIGTAFLGSFNYKINKFLTFNTGIQYFNTGEFINEVIDNHKDGLFINSRIVFKF, encoded by the coding sequence ATGAAAAAACTGGTTGCTATTGTACTCTTTCTGCAGATTTTTATTCCCACTCAGCTTTCTGCTCAGTTTAAGCTGATGAGGTTTGATGAAGATTATGCTGCATATAAAGACTCTGCAAAAACTTTTTATAACTCCATAAAATATATCCCGGTTACAGAAAACAACAACTATCTGTCATTGGGAGGAGAAGCAAGACTGGAATTTGTGGATTTTAATAATGAAGATTGGGGAAGATCAGGAATTGGAAGCAATCCCTTTCTGATTCAGAGATATAATATACACGCTGATTTGCATCTGGGCTCGCGGGTAAGAATTTTCGGACAGGTGAGAAGTGCCTGGGAAAACGGAAGAAAGAACGGACCAAGGCCAATTGATGAAGACCATTTGAATATCCAGAATCTCTTCATTGATGTAGATATCCTGAAAAATGACAAAGAAAAGCTGACGGTGCGTGCGGGAAGGCAAGAACTGGATTATGGAAGCGGAAGACTGATCTCAGTAAGAGAAGGACCGAATTTAAGATTGTATTTCGATGGCGTAAAATTCATGTACAAAAGAGGGAATTTCAGATCTGATGCCTTTATGATGGCTGCCAGTGAAATCAGTCCCGGAGCATTTGATAATACCTCTTCAAAATCTATCAATCTTTGGGGAAGTTACAATACCTTGATTATTCCCAGAAGTGGAAATCTGGAGCTGTATTATTTGGGAATTCACAGAAAAGATGTACGCTTTGAAGACGGAATTTCAGATGAGACCAGACATACTTTCGGAGGGAGATTCTGGAGATATGGTGGTGGTTTTATCTACAATTTTGAAGCAGCTTATCAATTCGGAAACTTCAATAAAGGAAATATCAGTGCATGGACGGCTTCTGCAGACATCGGATATATGTTTGAAAATGTAAAAGGAAAACCGACCATCAATCTCAGAAATGATTATATTTCAGGAGACAGCAATAAAGGAGACGGAAAACTGGGAACATTCAATCCTCTGTATCCGAAAGGCGGATATTTTGGATTTAATCCTCAGATTGGTCCTGTCAATCTGATTGATATCCATCCTTATGCAACCGTAGATTTGAGTGAAAAAATAACCGTTCAGGCAGATGTCGTTTTCAACTGGAGATATTCTACCCAGGACGGAATTTACAGACCGAGCGGAACATTGAACCTGCCGTCCTCAAATTCAAAGAAAAGATACATCGGAACTGCTTTCTTAGGAAGCTTTAATTATAAAATCAATAAATTCTTAACCTTTAATACAGGAATACAATATTTCAATACAGGCGAATTCATCAACGAGGTGATCGATAACCACAAAGACGGACTCTTTATCAACTCCAGAATTGTATTTAAATTTTAA
- a CDS encoding DoxX family protein, which yields MKKLIHIITNTNPAGKLTDTALLVFRILLSVELIVAHGLKKLGVGVSEAEQVPNPLHLPEAFNSLFADAANLVFPVFVIFGFLTRIAVLPILAVTLTGYFILHWNDALLVKDTPFMYSLCYLFLLFMGSGKYSVDNFLTKK from the coding sequence ATGAAAAAGTTAATCCATATTATCACCAATACCAATCCGGCAGGAAAATTAACAGATACTGCACTGTTGGTTTTCAGGATCTTACTTTCTGTAGAATTAATCGTAGCCCACGGATTAAAAAAATTAGGGGTAGGCGTTTCAGAAGCAGAGCAGGTTCCAAATCCACTACACCTTCCGGAAGCATTCAACAGTCTTTTTGCTGATGCCGCCAATCTGGTGTTTCCGGTGTTTGTCATCTTTGGGTTTCTCACAAGAATTGCAGTATTGCCCATCTTGGCGGTGACCCTTACAGGTTACTTTATCCTTCATTGGAATGACGCATTATTAGTGAAAGATACCCCCTTTATGTACAGCTTATGTTATCTGTTTTTACTGTTTATGGGATCTGGAAAATACTCAGTTGATAATTTTTTAACAAAGAAATAA
- a CDS encoding amidohydrolase, translating into MKLLNTLIFSSVLGTGILHAQKADMIITNGKITTMDDKNPEVQAVAIKDHKILQTGTNAQILKLKSSNTKVIDARGNRVIPGLFDSHLHVIRGGRFYNTELRWDGVRSLKRALEMLKEQAQRTPKGQWVRVIGGWNEYQFEEKRLPTLAEINEATGNVPTFIMYLYGKAWLNKAGLQELNINGETPSPAQGLIEKDNNGDPTGLLVAEPNAFILYSTLAKLPELKEEEKVNSTLQYMTELNRLGVTAVMDAGGGFQNFPDDYGTTDQLNKEGKITVRLPYYLFAQKKGSELADYTKWIGMVEIDDHGHNDFNEIDYHVNGGGENLVSDGADFENFLFPRPELPATMEKNMKEVVSLLVKNKWPFRIHATYNESITRFLNVIEEVNKETPLNGLVWFIDHAETVTEDNMKRIKAMGGGIAIQHRMAYQGESFIHRYGKKPALASPPVKKMLEMGIPVGLGTDGTRVASYNPWVALYWITTGKTIGGNQVMGKENTLDRKTALSLSTYGGYELIKDYQKGKIQKGYFADLTILDKDYFTVNDEDIKNITSKLTIVDGKVVYGDETYKTAAPVSLPVIPDWSPVKYYGGYQTK; encoded by the coding sequence ATGAAATTACTGAATACACTTATATTTTCCTCCGTTTTAGGGACAGGAATTCTGCACGCTCAGAAAGCAGATATGATTATTACCAATGGGAAGATCACCACAATGGATGATAAAAATCCTGAAGTACAGGCTGTAGCTATAAAAGACCATAAAATCTTACAAACCGGAACGAATGCCCAGATTTTAAAATTAAAAAGCAGCAATACAAAAGTCATTGATGCCAGAGGAAACAGAGTAATCCCTGGATTGTTTGACAGCCATTTGCATGTGATTCGCGGAGGAAGATTTTACAATACTGAACTTCGCTGGGATGGAGTGAGATCCTTAAAAAGAGCGCTGGAAATGCTGAAAGAACAGGCGCAGAGAACCCCAAAAGGACAATGGGTAAGAGTGATTGGAGGCTGGAATGAATATCAGTTTGAAGAAAAACGACTTCCTACACTGGCTGAAATTAATGAAGCAACAGGAAATGTACCCACTTTCATCATGTACCTTTATGGGAAAGCATGGTTGAACAAAGCCGGATTACAGGAACTCAATATCAATGGAGAAACTCCTAGTCCTGCACAAGGTTTAATTGAGAAAGATAACAACGGAGACCCTACAGGTTTACTGGTGGCAGAGCCCAATGCATTTATTCTTTATTCAACATTAGCCAAATTGCCGGAGCTGAAAGAAGAAGAAAAAGTAAATTCTACCCTTCAATACATGACTGAGCTGAACAGATTGGGGGTAACGGCTGTAATGGATGCAGGAGGAGGATTTCAGAATTTCCCTGATGATTACGGAACGACAGACCAATTGAACAAAGAAGGAAAAATTACTGTTCGTTTACCTTACTATTTATTTGCTCAGAAAAAAGGATCCGAACTCGCAGATTATACCAAATGGATAGGGATGGTAGAGATTGACGACCATGGCCACAATGATTTCAACGAAATAGATTATCATGTAAATGGAGGCGGGGAAAACCTGGTATCAGATGGAGCCGATTTTGAAAACTTCCTTTTCCCAAGACCGGAGCTTCCCGCAACCATGGAAAAAAATATGAAAGAAGTCGTAAGCCTTCTGGTAAAAAATAAATGGCCTTTTAGAATTCATGCGACCTATAATGAAAGCATCACAAGATTTTTGAATGTCATTGAAGAAGTGAATAAAGAAACTCCTTTGAACGGATTGGTCTGGTTTATTGATCATGCTGAAACCGTGACTGAAGACAATATGAAAAGAATTAAAGCAATGGGTGGCGGAATTGCCATACAGCACAGAATGGCTTATCAGGGAGAAAGCTTCATCCACAGATACGGAAAAAAGCCTGCTTTAGCTTCTCCTCCGGTGAAAAAAATGCTTGAAATGGGAATTCCTGTAGGATTGGGAACGGATGGAACCAGAGTAGCAAGCTACAATCCATGGGTTGCTTTGTACTGGATTACTACAGGAAAAACAATCGGTGGAAACCAGGTAATGGGTAAAGAAAATACCCTGGATAGAAAGACAGCCTTATCCCTTTCTACCTATGGCGGATATGAATTAATAAAAGACTATCAGAAAGGAAAAATACAAAAGGGATATTTTGCAGACCTTACCATTTTAGACAAAGATTATTTCACGGTCAATGATGAAGACATTAAAAATATTACTTCCAAACTGACGATTGTAGACGGAAAAGTAGTTTACGGAGACGAAACTTATAAAACTGCCGCTCCGGTATCTCTTCCGGTCATTCCGGACTGGTCACCTGTAAAATATTACGGAGGTTATCAAACAAAATAG
- a CDS encoding hydrolase, protein MKKLILSFAAGLLSLTASAQNPGKSLLNPTNHAVVLIDHEGQMAFATKSISMEELRNNVALVAGGSKIFNVPTVVTTVAEKSFSGPVFPEISEVYPEATSGYVDRTTMNTWEDLNAHKAITGKNKKKLVFAGLWTSVCIVGPVLSAIDEGYDVYVVTDASGDISKEAHDQSITRMVQAGAHPITSVQYVLELQRDWARKETYKPVNDLMKKYGGAYGIGIQYAQEMLKH, encoded by the coding sequence ATGAAAAAATTAATCCTATCATTTGCAGCTGGTTTATTATCATTAACAGCATCCGCTCAAAACCCTGGAAAATCATTATTAAATCCTACTAATCATGCTGTGGTATTGATAGACCATGAAGGGCAGATGGCTTTTGCAACAAAAAGTATCAGTATGGAAGAATTAAGAAACAATGTGGCACTTGTAGCGGGAGGATCAAAGATTTTTAATGTTCCAACAGTGGTAACAACGGTGGCAGAAAAATCATTCAGCGGACCTGTTTTCCCTGAAATTTCAGAAGTATATCCTGAAGCAACAAGCGGATATGTAGACAGAACTACAATGAATACATGGGAAGATCTTAATGCTCACAAAGCAATTACAGGCAAAAATAAAAAGAAACTGGTTTTCGCAGGATTATGGACAAGTGTATGTATCGTAGGACCAGTATTATCAGCTATTGACGAGGGATATGATGTATATGTGGTAACAGATGCTTCAGGGGATATTTCTAAAGAAGCTCATGATCAGTCAATCACCCGTATGGTTCAGGCCGGAGCACATCCTATTACTTCTGTTCAGTATGTATTGGAACTTCAGAGAGACTGGGCAAGAAAAGAAACCTACAAACCAGTCAATGATTTGATGAAAAAATATGGTGGAGCTTACGGTATTGGAATTCAGTATGCTCAGGAAATGTTAAAACATTAA
- a CDS encoding pirin family protein → MDRKDFLKKGLLGTGMFVASASLANAMKNEIDEIEPLEPIGYNHLPNTESKIKDSSIIHRADSRGKADHGWLLSQHTFSFANYYNPERMHFGVLRVLNDDKVEAGRGFGTHPHDNMEIISIPLDGDLEHKDSMGNTAVIRSGDIQVMSAGTGIMHSEFNKNSDKLVKFLQIWIYPKKRNITPRYDQITLDKTKGHNKFQQILSPNADDEGVWIHQDAWFHLGTFDQNTETLYQIRKKGNGMYVFILKGSAEIGGETLEERDGFGVWDIQDVNIKALKEGTEILVIDVPMTL, encoded by the coding sequence ATGGACAGAAAAGATTTTTTAAAAAAAGGATTACTCGGAACAGGAATGTTTGTAGCATCAGCTTCTCTGGCAAATGCTATGAAAAACGAGATTGATGAGATCGAACCATTAGAACCCATCGGATACAATCATCTTCCTAATACAGAATCAAAAATAAAAGATAGCTCTATCATCCACAGAGCAGACTCAAGAGGAAAAGCAGACCACGGATGGTTATTAAGCCAGCACACTTTCAGTTTTGCCAATTATTACAATCCTGAAAGAATGCACTTCGGAGTCCTGAGAGTCCTGAATGACGATAAAGTGGAAGCAGGAAGAGGTTTTGGAACACATCCTCACGACAATATGGAGATCATCAGTATTCCTTTGGATGGTGATCTTGAACATAAAGACAGCATGGGGAACACAGCAGTAATCAGAAGCGGAGATATCCAGGTGATGAGTGCAGGAACCGGAATCATGCACAGTGAGTTCAACAAAAACAGTGATAAGCTTGTAAAATTTCTTCAGATCTGGATCTACCCGAAAAAAAGAAATATCACTCCAAGATATGACCAGATCACTTTAGACAAAACGAAAGGACACAATAAATTTCAACAGATCCTTTCCCCCAATGCGGATGACGAAGGAGTATGGATTCATCAGGACGCCTGGTTTCATCTGGGAACTTTTGATCAGAATACAGAAACACTTTATCAGATCAGAAAAAAAGGAAACGGAATGTATGTTTTCATTCTTAAAGGAAGCGCAGAAATAGGCGGAGAGACTTTGGAAGAACGTGATGGATTCGGAGTCTGGGATATTCAGGATGTCAATATTAAAGCACTAAAAGAAGGTACAGAAATCCTTGTGATTGACGTGCCAATGACACTATAA
- a CDS encoding Crp/Fnr family transcriptional regulator, producing MFENIIKNITRFISITPEEEKIFTDLLSCQSFPKKTVLLREGEICQFEGYIHKGCLRMYCLDDNGSEVTLLFAIEDWWISDIASFQEQKPSKVYIETLEDSEIYMLNPATKEKLLQEVPKFERVFRMLVQRNLATLQSRLVNTISKTASDRYLEFIKVYPSIPQRVAQYYIASYLGVSKEFVSTIRKRLASKEK from the coding sequence ATGTTTGAAAATATCATCAAAAATATTACCCGATTTATCTCAATCACCCCCGAAGAAGAAAAAATATTTACAGATCTGCTCTCTTGCCAGTCGTTTCCAAAGAAAACCGTTTTGCTGAGAGAAGGAGAGATCTGTCAGTTTGAAGGCTATATTCACAAAGGATGTCTTAGAATGTATTGTTTGGATGATAATGGATCTGAAGTCACTTTGCTGTTTGCCATTGAAGACTGGTGGATCAGTGATATTGCCTCATTTCAGGAACAGAAACCTTCTAAAGTGTATATTGAAACGCTGGAAGATTCGGAAATCTATATGCTGAATCCTGCAACAAAAGAAAAACTACTGCAGGAAGTCCCTAAATTTGAAAGAGTTTTCAGAATGCTGGTTCAGAGGAATCTGGCAACACTGCAAAGCCGATTGGTCAATACCATTTCCAAAACTGCCTCAGACAGATACCTTGAATTTATTAAAGTATATCCTTCAATCCCACAAAGAGTAGCACAATATTATATTGCTTCCTACCTTGGGGTTTCAAAAGAATTTGTAAGTACCATCAGAAAACGTCTTGCCTCAAAGGAGAAATAA